A stretch of Henckelia pumila isolate YLH828 chromosome 4, ASM3356847v2, whole genome shotgun sequence DNA encodes these proteins:
- the LOC140866939 gene encoding uncharacterized protein, whose product MKKDWLLFKKLMHMETGVGWNPTNNSLDASDEWWERKISENGDYVKFRNKDLSLIWFRYDKLFSDVAAMGESSRASTQQRVHCVGGNDEIVKENDYLPDFEEHVEIDDVSEYNDLGMENDTRFGIKETSNMSNDIVFPSLSSLKRKFNGEESKEKKKVSGAASLKEDIHSLLKYLENKSTTTSAPSTEKDIESAMVILKNIPGIEHKTELWCYACNLLSKKKMRVIFLNQPDDDCRLAWLKYNYDMSKKND is encoded by the exons ATGAAGAAGGATTGGTTATTATTCAAGAAGCTAATGCACATGGAAACTGGAGTTGGTTGGAATCCTACAAATAATTCACTAGATGCCTCCGATGAATGGTGGGAGAGAAAAATTAGT GAAAATGGAGATTATGTCAAATTTAGAAATAAAGATTTATCACTCATTTGGTTTCGATATGATAAGTTATTTTCTGATGTTGCTGCAATGGGGGAAAGTTCAAGGGCATCAACCCAACAACGCGTGCATTGCGTTGGTGGCAATGATGAGATCGTGAAGGAAAATGATTATTTGCCAGATTTTGAAGAACACGTTGAAATCGATGATGTTAGTGAATATAATGATTTGGGAATGGAGAATGACACAAGATTTGGAATCAAAGAAACAAGTAATATGAGTAACGACATTGTGTTTCCATCTTTGTCATCGCTCAAACGAAAATTTAATGGAGAAGAAAGCAAGGAAAAGAAGAAAGTTTCTGGAGCAGCCTCACTAAAGGAAGACATTCACTCTCTTTTGAAGTATTTGGAAAATAAGAGCACCACAACCTCTGCACCTTCAACAGAGAAAGATATTGAATCTGCAATGGTGATATTAAAGAATATTCCTGGAATAGAACATAAAACTGAACTTTGGTGTTATGCTTGTAACTTgttgagcaaaaaaaaaatgcGAGTGATTTTTCTCAATCAACCTGATGATGATTGTCGGTTGGCATGGCTGAAATATAACTATGACATGAGCAAGAAAAATGACTGA